In Prionailurus viverrinus isolate Anna chromosome C2, UM_Priviv_1.0, whole genome shotgun sequence, one DNA window encodes the following:
- the LOC125174622 gene encoding keratin-associated protein 26-1, with amino-acid sequence MSCHNCSTNYSLGSLSNPCHLPLTSSITLCSTGVSCGDVLCLPSNCQGHLRPLDNCQEACNEPTSGQPAPQEPSNFETSCCPSTTYYVSRPCQGTTFLPAGSYVSGSCVPISYRPLSYVSSSCRPLSLPTYGCRPLSCLPCNPQSLHVVPSGLRPLRPLLGGCQPLTHVYSTCRPSCSALGGQ; translated from the coding sequence ATGTCTTGTCACAACTGCTCCACCAACTACAGCTTGGGATCCCTCAGCAATCCCTGCCATCTTCCGCTCACGTCCTCCATCACCCTCTGTTCCACGGGCGTGAGCTGTGGCGATGTCCTCTGCTTGCCCAGTAACTGTCAAGGCCATCTCCGGCCTCTGGACAACTGCCAAGAGGCCTGCAATGAACCAACCAGCGGCCAGCcagccccccaggagcccagcAACTTCGAAACTTCTTGCTGCCCTTCTACTACTTACTACGTGTCCAGACCCTGCCAAGGAACCACTTTTCTTCCTGCCGGTTCTTACGTCTCTGGCTCCTGTGTCCCCATCTCCTACAGGCCTCTGAGCTATGTGTCCAGCAGCTGCCGACCCCTCAGCCTCCCTACTTACGGATGCCGCCCCTTGAGCTGTTTGCCCTGCAATCCTCAATCGCTTCACGTTGTGCCAAGTGGCCTCAGACCTCTGCGTCCTCTCCTCGGTGGGTGCCAACCTCTGACCCACGTGTACAGCACCTGCCGTCCATCCTGCTCTGCGCTGGGAGGCCAGTAG